Proteins encoded by one window of Bacteroidales bacterium:
- a CDS encoding DUF561 domain-containing protein, whose translation MFENNRITSLLGIQYPIIQGGMVWVSGWKLASAVSNAGGLGVIGAGSMSPALLLEHIERCKKATKHPFGVNIPLLYKFSNEFIDICIQQKVPVVITSAGNPKTYTEKLKHAGIKVIHVVSSTTFAEKAEKAGIDAIIAEGFEAGGHNGREETTTMVLIPSVIKAVNVPVIAAGGIANGSQMLASFALGAEGVQIGTRFIATFESSAHENFKNIIIQAKEGDTMLILKKTVPTRLYKNELYKKIEQAETNGATPEQLKQMLGEGENKAKLGIFDGDVDNGMLEVGQNISLINNILPAKDVVQEIIDDFKAQANKLSQFIK comes from the coding sequence ATGTTCGAAAATAATAGAATTACCTCATTATTAGGTATTCAATATCCTATTATTCAAGGAGGAATGGTTTGGGTAAGCGGATGGAAATTAGCATCTGCCGTTAGTAATGCCGGAGGTTTAGGAGTTATAGGAGCAGGGTCTATGAGCCCTGCTCTTTTGCTTGAACATATTGAAAGATGCAAAAAAGCCACAAAACATCCATTTGGAGTCAATATTCCCCTACTCTATAAATTTAGTAACGAATTTATTGATATTTGCATTCAACAAAAAGTTCCAGTTGTAATTACATCGGCTGGTAATCCAAAAACTTATACCGAAAAACTTAAACATGCAGGTATAAAAGTTATTCATGTCGTATCAAGTACTACATTTGCTGAAAAAGCAGAAAAAGCTGGAATAGATGCTATTATTGCCGAAGGATTTGAAGCTGGTGGACATAATGGACGCGAAGAAACAACCACAATGGTATTAATACCATCGGTAATAAAAGCAGTTAATGTTCCTGTTATAGCTGCAGGCGGTATTGCTAATGGGAGTCAGATGTTAGCTTCTTTTGCTCTTGGTGCAGAAGGCGTACAAATAGGTACACGATTTATCGCTACGTTTGAATCATCGGCGCATGAAAATTTTAAAAATATTATTATACAAGCAAAAGAAGGCGACACCATGCTTATACTAAAAAAAACTGTTCCCACACGTTTATACAAAAATGAGCTCTATAAAAAAATTGAACAAGCCGAAACAAATGGAGCAACCCCCGAACAACTTAAACAAATGCTTGGCGAAGGCGAAAATAAAGCGAAACTCGGTATCTTCGATGGTGATGTCGATAACGGAATGCTCGAAGTTGGGCAAAATATTTCGCTGATAAATAACATTTTACCAGCAAAAGATGTTGTTCAAGAAATAATC
- a CDS encoding 3-ketoacyl-CoA thiolase yields MKALRKRVFITAGYNTISLGTGRKEFNPKKDRPGLEEYISEAGKGVINQISDATLIDEAVISNFMAARYNKQANLAAFIPLIDEKLRYIPVVRVEGACGSGGLALGTAIRSILAETADIVLVVGVEVQNTVKAVYGADILAGAGWHKDRKNGHAHYFPGQFSFRAGKYFEKFGREHTRKAMARWYKNAIENARLCPTAQEYHNSMPDPEAVAMVEPNPKVFLDNLTVYDCSKVSDGASALLVVSEEGLKKLNKSYQEAVEIIGIGQAIENITQPPIEPSQLSTTKVAVEKALKMANINIQQIATVECHDCFSIAGIMAVEAMGLAPYGKGADFILEGNTSRNGRIPFNTTGGLIGWGHPVGATGVHQAVTIWEQLTGKAGDAQINIPADRPYGLTVNMGGDDKTLTSIVYKKL; encoded by the coding sequence ATGAAAGCATTAAGAAAACGTGTATTTATTACTGCAGGATATAATACTATTTCATTAGGAACCGGTCGAAAAGAATTTAACCCTAAAAAAGATCGTCCAGGCTTAGAAGAGTATATTTCAGAAGCAGGTAAAGGAGTTATCAATCAAATTAGCGATGCAACTTTAATAGACGAAGCCGTAATAAGCAATTTTATGGCTGCACGTTATAACAAACAAGCCAATTTAGCCGCTTTCATTCCACTTATCGACGAAAAACTTCGCTATATACCAGTTGTTAGAGTAGAAGGTGCATGTGGCTCAGGCGGATTAGCTCTTGGTACAGCTATACGTTCAATTTTAGCCGAAACCGCCGACATTGTTCTTGTGGTTGGTGTAGAAGTACAAAATACTGTAAAAGCAGTTTATGGTGCCGATATTCTTGCAGGCGCAGGCTGGCATAAAGATCGAAAAAATGGTCATGCCCATTATTTCCCAGGTCAATTTAGTTTTAGAGCAGGAAAATATTTTGAAAAATTTGGACGTGAACATACACGTAAAGCTATGGCACGTTGGTATAAAAATGCTATTGAAAATGCACGTTTATGCCCCACTGCCCAAGAATACCACAACTCTATGCCCGACCCTGAAGCTGTTGCAATGGTAGAGCCAAATCCAAAAGTATTCTTAGATAATTTAACGGTATACGATTGCTCAAAAGTTTCTGATGGCGCATCTGCACTATTGGTTGTATCAGAAGAAGGATTAAAAAAGCTCAACAAGTCTTATCAAGAAGCTGTCGAAATTATTGGAATTGGTCAAGCTATTGAAAATATTACCCAACCACCTATAGAACCATCGCAATTAAGCACCACTAAAGTAGCAGTTGAAAAAGCCTTAAAAATGGCCAATATCAACATACAACAAATAGCCACTGTAGAATGCCACGATTGTTTCTCAATTGCTGGTATAATGGCAGTTGAAGCAATGGGACTGGCTCCATATGGTAAAGGTGCCGATTTTATTTTAGAGGGTAATACATCGCGTAATGGACGCATCCCCTTTAATACAACAGGTGGTTTAATAGGTTGGGGGCATCCGGTTGGAGCTACCGGCGTACATCAAGCTGTTACTATTTGGGAGCAGTTAACAGGAAAAGCCGGCGATGCTCAAATCAATATTCCCGCCGACAGACCTTACGGACTTACCGTAAATATGGGTGGTGACGATAAAACGTTAACTTCTATCGTATATAAAAAATTGTAA
- a CDS encoding 3-hydroxyacyl-CoA dehydrogenase family protein — MNYNERMQKVAVLGAAGKMGSGILLLNAVEVADLSLLPENSGKTFVIYAIDVSEEALTGLLKYVRTQVVKIAEKKINWIREIYKNRMDLVENGEMIEEYINHVISVIRPSTLIESAYNANCIFEAIKEDPELKVTIFKKINENNPNNPWFFTNTSSIPIQYLNEQAQLNGRIIGYHFYNPPAVQKLVELIEAKNTLPEIREFSLQLASKLKKIIVESNDVVGFIGNGHFMRDIIHAANEVHKLEKEYGFVQAVYMINKVSQELLVRPMGIFQLIDYVGIDVCSFIMSVMNKHLANENITCPLLEQMLSIGVKGGQYSDGSQKDGFLKYEKGKITAIFDIHSKQYIPVEQIQNECDQKLGEKPSHTVAWKTVVAAKNKDEQLAQMFQELHQLQSLGANLAKIYGSKSKEIGKHLVASGVAKCDDDVNKVLMTGFFHAYGPINNYFN; from the coding sequence ATGAATTATAACGAAAGAATGCAAAAAGTAGCTGTACTTGGTGCAGCTGGAAAAATGGGAAGCGGAATTCTTTTACTCAATGCAGTAGAAGTGGCAGATTTAAGCCTACTACCCGAAAACAGTGGTAAAACTTTTGTCATTTATGCCATTGATGTATCCGAAGAAGCCTTAACAGGTCTATTAAAGTATGTCCGCACACAGGTTGTAAAAATTGCTGAAAAAAAAATTAATTGGATTAGAGAAATTTATAAAAATAGAATGGATTTAGTTGAAAATGGCGAAATGATAGAAGAATATATCAATCACGTAATTTCAGTTATTCGCCCTTCAACGCTAATAGAATCTGCTTACAATGCAAACTGTATATTCGAAGCCATAAAAGAAGACCCCGAACTTAAAGTTACTATCTTTAAAAAGATAAACGAAAATAATCCAAACAATCCTTGGTTCTTTACTAACACCTCGTCTATACCAATACAATATTTGAATGAACAAGCACAATTAAACGGTAGAATCATTGGTTATCATTTTTATAATCCTCCTGCTGTTCAAAAATTAGTGGAACTTATCGAAGCTAAAAATACACTTCCCGAAATACGCGAATTTTCATTGCAATTAGCTTCTAAATTAAAGAAGATAATTGTTGAATCGAACGATGTTGTTGGCTTTATTGGTAACGGTCATTTTATGCGCGATATAATTCACGCTGCAAATGAAGTACATAAACTTGAAAAAGAATATGGTTTTGTACAAGCTGTATATATGATTAACAAAGTTAGCCAAGAATTGCTAGTTAGACCTATGGGTATTTTTCAACTTATTGATTACGTAGGTATTGATGTATGCTCATTTATTATGAGTGTTATGAACAAGCATCTCGCAAACGAAAATATAACATGCCCCCTTCTCGAGCAAATGTTATCAATAGGTGTAAAAGGCGGTCAATATTCAGATGGTTCACAAAAAGATGGATTTTTAAAATACGAGAAAGGCAAAATTACAGCTATTTTCGACATACATTCAAAACAATATATTCCTGTTGAACAAATACAAAACGAATGCGATCAAAAATTAGGTGAAAAACCTAGTCATACAGTAGCATGGAAAACTGTAGTTGCAGCCAAAAATAAAGATGAACAATTAGCTCAAATGTTTCAAGAATTGCATCAACTTCAATCACTTGGTGCAAATTTAGCAAAGATATATGGCAGTAAATCGAAAGAAATAGGTAAACACTTAGTAGCCTCGGGTGTAGCCAAATGCGATGATGATGTTAATAAAGTTCTCATGACAGGCTTTTTCCATGCTTATGGACCAATTAATAATTATTTTAACTAA
- a CDS encoding enoyl-CoA hydratase/isomerase family protein, translating into MNYHTIKVEFEGKLGIVTMSRPQALNALNSIFFDEFNHFLDSVEKDNNLRVIILTGEGKAFVAGADIAEMSNKNQQEGYQFGKKGQDTFTRLENMPIIFIAAVNGYALGGGCELAMACDFRIASTEAKFGQPEVNLGLTPGYAGTQRLPRLVGLGNALYLLLTADNISAQEAYRIGLVQKLVEPSNLLEESKAIANKILSKGPNAIKQVKWATRKGFNTNFAEGCEIELKAFSSLFENEGTEGMKAFLEKRKPNW; encoded by the coding sequence ATGAACTATCATACAATAAAAGTAGAATTTGAAGGTAAGTTAGGTATTGTGACTATGTCACGACCACAAGCTTTAAATGCTTTAAATAGCATTTTTTTCGATGAATTTAATCATTTTTTAGATTCTGTTGAAAAAGATAATAACCTACGTGTCATTATTTTAACAGGTGAAGGCAAAGCATTTGTGGCCGGTGCAGATATTGCCGAAATGTCAAACAAAAATCAACAAGAAGGCTACCAATTTGGTAAAAAGGGACAAGATACTTTTACACGTTTAGAAAACATGCCTATTATTTTCATTGCTGCTGTCAACGGTTATGCATTAGGTGGCGGATGCGAATTGGCAATGGCTTGCGATTTCAGAATTGCATCAACCGAAGCCAAATTTGGACAACCCGAAGTTAATTTAGGTTTAACACCAGGATATGCTGGTACACAAAGGTTGCCTCGTTTAGTAGGACTAGGAAATGCCTTATATTTGCTGCTTACAGCAGATAATATTAGCGCACAAGAAGCATATAGAATAGGTTTAGTACAAAAATTAGTAGAACCTTCGAATTTATTAGAAGAATCAAAAGCAATAGCCAACAAAATCTTATCAAAAGGACCTAACGCTATTAAACAAGTAAAATGGGCAACGCGAAAAGGATTTAATACCAACTTTGCTGAAGGATGTGAAATAGAACTTAAAGCGTTCTCTTCACTTTTTGAAAATGAAGGTACCGAAGGAATGAAAGCATTTTTAGAAAAACGTAAACCTAATTGGTAA